Proteins from a single region of Catenulispora acidiphila DSM 44928:
- a CDS encoding putative leader peptide, with product MRSPGMDPTVLLVARRHVDFGRLASALCRRGA from the coding sequence ATGCGTTCTCCCGGCATGGATCCGACGGTGCTGCTCGTCGCACGCCGCCATGTCGACTTCGGCCGGCTGGCCAGCGCGCTGTGTCGCCGGGGCGCCTGA
- the pgi gene encoding glucose-6-phosphate isomerase: MTEKLTDLPQWKALETHHAEFDRVNLRELFKTDPARAERYFAQAGDLSVDYSKQLVTDETLRLLLDLARERGVFELRDWMFRGEKINLTEDRAVLHVALRAPETERIEVDGADVVPEVHEVLHRMAAFSARVRGGEWTGATGKRIKTVVNIGIGGSDLGPAMAYEALKPYSMRDMQFRFVSNVDGADLYEATHDLDPAETLFIVSSKTFTTVETVTNATSAKKWLLAGLGGDESAVAKHFVAVSTNAEGVSAFGIDTANMFGFWDWVGGRYSYDSAIGLSLMIAIGPERFEEMLQGFHTMDEHFRTAPAEKNLPLLLGLIGIWYRDFWDAQTLAVLPYSHYLSKFTAYLQQLDMESNGKSTRRDGEPVEWQTGPVVWGTPGTNGQHAYYQLIHQGTLLIPADFIGFDRPIEGTDPFGQHDALMANFFAQTEALAFGKTREQVEGEGVPAAQVPHRIFRGNHPTTTVTARRLTPSVLGQLVALYEHKVFVQGAVWDIDSFDQWGVELGKVLAKKIVPELSSDAAPEHDSSTNAAIERYRADREPGN, from the coding sequence ATGACCGAGAAGCTCACCGATCTGCCGCAATGGAAGGCGCTGGAGACGCACCACGCGGAGTTCGACCGGGTGAACCTGCGCGAGCTGTTCAAGACCGACCCGGCCCGCGCCGAGCGCTACTTCGCGCAGGCCGGGGACCTGTCGGTGGACTACTCCAAGCAGCTGGTCACCGACGAGACCCTGCGCCTGCTGCTGGATTTGGCGCGCGAGCGCGGGGTGTTCGAGCTGCGGGACTGGATGTTCCGCGGCGAGAAGATCAACCTCACCGAGGACCGCGCGGTGCTGCACGTCGCCCTGCGCGCCCCGGAGACCGAGCGCATCGAGGTCGACGGCGCCGACGTCGTGCCCGAGGTGCACGAGGTGCTCCACCGGATGGCGGCGTTCTCCGCCCGGGTCCGCGGCGGGGAGTGGACCGGCGCCACCGGCAAGCGCATCAAGACGGTCGTCAACATCGGCATCGGCGGCTCGGACCTGGGCCCGGCGATGGCCTACGAGGCGCTCAAGCCGTACAGCATGCGCGACATGCAGTTCCGCTTCGTCTCCAACGTCGACGGCGCCGACCTGTACGAGGCCACGCACGACCTGGACCCGGCCGAGACGCTGTTCATCGTCTCCTCCAAGACCTTCACCACGGTCGAGACCGTCACCAACGCCACCTCCGCCAAGAAGTGGCTCCTGGCCGGCCTCGGCGGCGACGAGTCCGCGGTCGCCAAGCACTTCGTCGCGGTGTCCACCAACGCCGAAGGCGTCTCCGCCTTCGGCATCGACACGGCCAACATGTTCGGGTTCTGGGACTGGGTCGGCGGCCGCTACTCCTACGACTCGGCGATCGGCCTGTCGCTGATGATCGCGATCGGCCCGGAGCGCTTCGAGGAGATGCTCCAGGGCTTCCACACGATGGACGAGCACTTCCGCACCGCGCCGGCTGAGAAGAACCTGCCGCTGCTGCTCGGCCTGATCGGGATCTGGTACCGCGACTTCTGGGACGCCCAGACGCTCGCCGTCCTGCCGTACTCGCACTACCTGTCCAAGTTCACCGCGTATCTGCAGCAGCTGGACATGGAGTCCAACGGCAAGTCCACGCGCCGCGACGGCGAGCCGGTGGAGTGGCAGACCGGCCCGGTCGTCTGGGGCACCCCGGGCACCAACGGCCAGCACGCCTACTACCAGCTGATCCACCAGGGCACGCTGCTGATCCCGGCCGACTTCATCGGCTTCGACCGGCCGATCGAGGGCACCGACCCCTTCGGCCAGCACGACGCGCTGATGGCGAACTTCTTCGCCCAGACCGAGGCGCTGGCCTTCGGCAAGACGCGCGAGCAGGTCGAGGGCGAGGGCGTGCCGGCCGCGCAGGTCCCGCACCGGATCTTCCGCGGCAACCACCCGACCACCACGGTCACCGCCCGCCGCCTGACCCCCTCGGTCCTGGGCCAGCTGGTCGCGCTGTACGAGCACAAGGTGTTCGTCCAGGGCGCGGTCTGGGACATCGACTCCTTCGACCAGTGGGGCGTGGAGCTGGGCAAGGTGCTGGCCAAGAAGATCGTCCCGGAGCTGTCCTCGGACGCCGCGCCGGAGCACGACTCCTCGACCAACGCCGCGATCGAGCGCTACCGCGCCGACCGCGAGCCGGGGAACTGA
- a CDS encoding response regulator transcription factor, with protein sequence MTSILVVEDEPTLAEAIAARLRAEGFATHLAGDGPAAVRTAQEHLPDLIVLDVMLPGFDGLEVCRRIQAERAVPVLMVTARDDESDLIEGLRTGADDYLTKPFSMRELIARVHALLRRVERAAELGAGGAPAESNVVPIGTGFGPGTAAVRAPQPLRFMAIGTSAGARVLEIDSAQRRVRVGAGRSQDEAHLTPTEFDLLACLAGQPRTVLTREKLLAEVWDWMDASGTRTVDSHVKAVRRKIGADWIRTVHGVGYALEAEPLLGDSLEAAGR encoded by the coding sequence GTGACCAGCATTCTCGTTGTCGAGGACGAACCGACCCTCGCCGAGGCGATCGCCGCCCGGCTGCGTGCGGAGGGCTTCGCCACTCACCTGGCCGGGGACGGACCGGCCGCGGTGCGGACCGCTCAGGAGCACCTGCCGGATCTGATCGTGCTGGACGTCATGCTGCCCGGCTTCGACGGGCTGGAGGTCTGCCGCCGGATCCAGGCCGAGCGGGCCGTGCCGGTGCTGATGGTCACCGCGCGCGACGACGAGAGCGACCTGATCGAGGGTCTGCGCACCGGCGCCGACGACTACCTGACCAAGCCGTTCTCGATGCGCGAGCTGATCGCGCGGGTGCACGCGCTGCTGCGGCGGGTCGAGCGGGCCGCGGAGCTCGGCGCCGGCGGCGCCCCGGCCGAGAGCAACGTCGTGCCGATCGGGACCGGCTTCGGGCCCGGCACCGCCGCCGTGCGCGCGCCGCAGCCGCTACGGTTCATGGCCATCGGCACCAGCGCCGGCGCGCGCGTGCTGGAGATCGACTCGGCGCAGCGCCGGGTGCGGGTCGGCGCCGGGCGCTCGCAGGACGAGGCGCACCTGACTCCCACCGAGTTCGACCTGCTGGCCTGCCTGGCCGGGCAGCCGCGCACCGTGCTGACCCGGGAGAAGCTGCTGGCCGAGGTCTGGGACTGGATGGACGCCTCCGGGACCCGCACCGTCGACAGCCACGTCAAGGCCGTCCGCCGCAAGATCGGCGCGGACTGGATCCGCACCGTGCACGGCGTGGGCTACGCGCTGGAGGCCGAGCCGCTCCTCGGCGACAGCCTGGAGGCGGCAGGCCGATGA
- a CDS encoding HAMP domain-containing sensor histidine kinase, whose protein sequence is MNSRVSLRVGTVGARSRKVGGTVIGRAREVRPLDRFHSIKVKLGVLVVASVSVVGIFTAIGVSAGIQARYVVSVAVILSLGVTQILAHGMTSPLRSMADAVESIARGDYSRRVTTATSRDEVGQLAAAFNLMAADLEAVDRQRKELIANVSHELRTPISALRAVLENVVDGVTEPDPPTMRLALEQAERLGRLVSTLLDLSRIDAGAVELDREDVALEEFLGTVAREATVSMLTRDGAGRRPYTVVDVVPPALTVRADRERLHQVAANLLDNAVRHSPPGGKVTLRARRLEEGGVRVEVCDQGPGIPPGERVRVFDRFDRGSRQAADGGTGLGLAIARWVVDLHGGRISVAEPVVPALAPGAAEPVAAAAGRPVALSASPGCVIRVDLP, encoded by the coding sequence ATGAACTCCCGCGTCTCGCTGCGCGTCGGCACGGTCGGCGCCCGGTCCCGCAAGGTCGGCGGGACCGTGATCGGCCGCGCCCGCGAGGTGCGGCCGCTGGACCGCTTCCACAGCATCAAGGTCAAGCTCGGCGTGCTGGTCGTGGCCTCGGTGTCGGTGGTCGGGATCTTCACCGCGATCGGGGTCTCGGCCGGGATCCAGGCGCGGTACGTGGTCAGCGTGGCGGTCATCCTGTCGCTGGGCGTCACGCAGATCCTGGCGCACGGCATGACCAGCCCGCTGCGCTCCATGGCCGACGCCGTCGAGAGCATCGCGCGCGGCGACTACAGCCGGCGCGTCACCACCGCGACCTCCCGCGACGAGGTCGGACAGCTGGCCGCGGCGTTCAACCTGATGGCCGCCGACCTCGAGGCGGTCGACCGGCAGCGCAAAGAGCTGATCGCGAACGTCTCGCACGAGTTGCGGACGCCGATCTCGGCGCTGCGCGCGGTGCTGGAGAACGTCGTGGACGGCGTCACCGAGCCCGATCCGCCGACCATGCGGCTGGCGCTGGAGCAGGCCGAGCGGCTCGGCCGGCTGGTCAGCACGCTGCTGGACCTGTCCCGGATCGACGCCGGCGCGGTCGAGCTGGACCGGGAGGACGTGGCGCTGGAGGAGTTCCTGGGGACCGTGGCGCGCGAGGCCACGGTCTCGATGCTGACCCGGGACGGCGCCGGGCGGCGCCCCTACACCGTGGTCGACGTGGTCCCGCCGGCGCTGACCGTGCGCGCCGACCGCGAGCGCCTGCACCAGGTCGCGGCGAACCTGCTGGACAACGCGGTGCGCCACTCCCCGCCCGGCGGCAAGGTCACGCTGCGCGCTCGGCGGCTGGAGGAGGGCGGCGTCCGCGTCGAGGTCTGCGACCAGGGTCCGGGCATCCCGCCCGGCGAGCGGGTCCGGGTGTTCGACCGGTTCGACCGCGGCTCGCGGCAGGCCGCGGACGGCGGCACCGGGCTCGGACTGGCGATCGCGCGCTGGGTGGTGGATCTGCACGGCGGCCGGATCTCGGTCGCCGAGCCGGTCGTGCCGGCGCTCGCCCCGGGCGCCGCGGAGCCCGTCGCGGCCGCTGCCGGCCGCCCGGTGGCCCTCAGCGCGTCACCCGGCTGTGTCATCCGCGTCGATCTGCCGTAA
- a CDS encoding DUF6104 family protein yields the protein MYFTDRGIEELEKRRGEEEVSLSWLAEQLRTFTDLNPEFEAAVDRLATWLARLDDDED from the coding sequence ATGTACTTCACGGACCGGGGCATCGAGGAACTGGAGAAGCGCCGGGGGGAGGAGGAGGTGTCGCTGTCCTGGCTCGCCGAGCAGCTGCGCACCTTCACCGACCTGAACCCGGAGTTCGAGGCGGCGGTGGACCGCTTGGCCACCTGGCTCGCACGGCTGGACGACGACGAGGACTGA
- a CDS encoding DUF4097 family beta strand repeat-containing protein produces MTRHELSGPDRLAFEGIHRLKVVTTSGRVDVVGAGEDGAAVVDVTRVKGEEPLVVAAEDGELTVRHGEFRPNVLGWLMHGRKIEADISIQVPPDCLVDVTVVSGPLVVSNLHERTRVQGVSGEITLAQLHGPTDVKTVSGAITAESVTDDLSAHTVSGAITVIALGTQNKIKAGTTSGAITVDLEDGTDAPRLELNVVSGQVIVRAPEDANLEVDMSTMSGRTVTTFDGLDSQPLFGNKQIPFTKPRQLSGRLGTGQGRLKARAVSGDMTLLRRAVDPELSGSDVDGEDGEDR; encoded by the coding sequence ATGACGAGACACGAACTGAGCGGGCCGGACCGGCTCGCCTTCGAGGGGATCCACCGGCTGAAAGTGGTCACCACCTCGGGCCGGGTCGACGTGGTCGGAGCCGGCGAGGACGGCGCGGCCGTGGTCGACGTGACCCGGGTCAAGGGCGAGGAGCCGCTGGTCGTCGCGGCCGAGGACGGCGAGCTGACGGTGCGGCACGGGGAGTTCCGGCCGAACGTGCTCGGCTGGCTGATGCACGGCCGCAAGATCGAGGCCGACATCTCCATCCAGGTGCCGCCGGACTGCCTGGTGGACGTCACGGTGGTCTCCGGGCCGCTGGTGGTGTCCAACCTGCACGAGCGCACCCGGGTCCAGGGCGTGTCCGGCGAGATCACGCTGGCCCAGCTGCACGGGCCCACCGACGTCAAGACGGTCTCCGGGGCGATCACCGCCGAGAGCGTGACCGACGACCTGAGCGCGCACACCGTCTCCGGGGCGATCACCGTGATCGCCCTCGGGACGCAGAACAAGATCAAGGCCGGGACCACCTCGGGCGCGATCACCGTGGACCTGGAGGACGGCACCGACGCCCCGCGCCTGGAGCTGAACGTGGTCTCCGGGCAGGTCATCGTCCGCGCCCCGGAAGATGCGAACCTGGAGGTGGACATGTCCACGATGAGCGGCCGCACGGTCACCACCTTCGACGGTCTGGACTCCCAGCCGCTGTTCGGGAACAAGCAGATCCCCTTCACCAAGCCGCGGCAGCTGTCCGGACGTTTGGGTACCGGGCAGGGGAGGCTTAAGGCACGGGCGGTGTCCGGTGACATGACGCTGCTGAGAAGGGCCGTCGACCCCGAGCTCTCGGGCTCGGACGTGGACGGCGAAGATGGAGAGGATCGTTAG
- a CDS encoding PadR family transcriptional regulator, with amino-acid sequence MAPVFGHGRLRLYLLKLLAESPKHGYEIIQQLKERFQGLYAPSAGTVYPRLSRLESEGLIRHETDERGRKVYHITDAGRTELAARADDMDALETEIRESVSSLAEEIRDEVKESARHIQEELRAAAAEARTEARTESRTEPRSEPKRDHAGPAHPPADRSQWGKDEWREWKRAQNDWKEQWKDQWAAQWREHWQDEATRWQRFAQDSVDDWTGRRPRDRADREQLDELRATFMHFRDEVRTMAREHQADIPVTQDQLNAAREVLERAARELRDIFRG; translated from the coding sequence ATGGCACCCGTCTTCGGACACGGACGGCTGCGGCTGTACCTGTTGAAGCTCCTTGCCGAGAGCCCCAAGCACGGGTACGAGATCATCCAGCAGCTCAAGGAGCGGTTCCAGGGCCTGTACGCGCCCAGCGCCGGCACGGTGTACCCCCGCCTGTCGCGCCTGGAGAGCGAGGGCCTGATCCGGCACGAGACCGACGAGCGCGGCCGCAAGGTGTACCACATCACCGACGCCGGCCGCACCGAACTCGCCGCCCGCGCCGACGACATGGACGCGCTGGAGACCGAGATCCGCGAATCGGTCAGCAGCCTCGCCGAGGAGATCCGCGACGAGGTCAAGGAATCCGCCCGCCACATCCAGGAGGAACTGCGCGCCGCCGCGGCCGAAGCCCGCACCGAGGCGCGCACGGAGTCCCGCACCGAGCCCCGCAGCGAGCCCAAGCGCGACCACGCCGGCCCCGCCCACCCCCCGGCGGACCGCTCGCAGTGGGGCAAGGACGAATGGCGCGAGTGGAAGCGAGCCCAGAACGACTGGAAGGAACAGTGGAAGGACCAGTGGGCCGCCCAATGGCGCGAACACTGGCAGGACGAAGCCACCCGCTGGCAGCGCTTCGCCCAGGACAGCGTCGACGACTGGACCGGCCGCCGCCCCCGCGACCGAGCCGACCGCGAACAACTCGACGAACTCCGAGCCACCTTCATGCACTTCCGCGACGAAGTCCGCACCATGGCCCGCGAACACCAGGCCGACATCCCGGTGACCCAGGACCAACTGAACGCCGCCCGCGAAGTCCTCGAACGCGCCGCCCGCGAGCTGCGCGACATCTTCCGCGGCTGA
- a CDS encoding vWA domain-containing protein yields MKTHESDRRSRRLPVSATDRKALAAWQPAEPETIAEAVRLKEAALVDFGMESSAIAGWIYSKCAHQVPTTAIETAAVMAAGDGTCLLLFNPDFFVELGLDGVKFVLFHEARHLIQRHLFTEPELREDPVFDIAIECTINHVALTRLRRQSLPVAGGEPTGVDPRKVFARYHADLTAQGLTPFSYEEFIHTDMGCYTELRRMKHPPTPPPICVHELLQELQDELADAETIARIGNEVLANVLLAGKRGVREARSELLDLIARTEGATERLSKLWGDLGAGMIRGQTQRTRRVDWWQRWLVDVLASKLAEGERLVYPKKRGAVLAALGEDPTLSRRGPERHRVVAIAVDASGSMPPPVVDWIASLVGQLDGVEAHWLSFDAAVVPFAPGDPLVGGGGTSFQAVADYLEGRAPSARTGEPFEETLDAVIMVTDGIAPHITPAEPDKWIWLITEHGDDWPESHTPQMACHTVRTGDR; encoded by the coding sequence ATGAAGACCCACGAGTCGGACCGCCGCTCGCGGCGCCTCCCGGTCAGCGCCACCGACCGCAAGGCGCTGGCGGCGTGGCAGCCCGCCGAGCCGGAGACGATCGCCGAGGCCGTGCGGCTGAAGGAGGCGGCGCTCGTCGACTTCGGCATGGAGTCCTCGGCCATCGCCGGCTGGATCTACTCCAAGTGCGCGCACCAGGTGCCCACCACCGCCATCGAGACCGCCGCGGTGATGGCCGCCGGCGACGGTACCTGCCTGCTGCTGTTCAACCCGGACTTCTTCGTCGAGCTGGGGCTGGACGGGGTGAAGTTCGTGCTCTTCCACGAGGCGCGGCACCTGATCCAGCGGCATCTGTTCACCGAGCCGGAGCTGCGCGAGGACCCGGTCTTCGACATCGCCATCGAGTGCACCATCAACCACGTCGCACTGACCCGGCTGCGCCGCCAGAGCCTGCCGGTGGCCGGCGGCGAGCCGACCGGGGTGGACCCGCGCAAGGTCTTCGCCAGGTACCACGCGGACCTCACCGCGCAGGGTCTGACCCCGTTCTCCTACGAGGAGTTCATCCACACCGACATGGGCTGCTACACCGAGCTGCGCCGGATGAAGCACCCGCCGACGCCGCCGCCGATCTGCGTCCACGAGCTCCTGCAGGAGCTGCAGGACGAGCTGGCCGACGCCGAGACCATCGCCCGGATCGGCAACGAGGTGTTGGCGAACGTGCTGCTGGCCGGCAAGCGCGGGGTGCGCGAGGCGCGCTCGGAGCTGCTGGACCTCATCGCGCGCACCGAGGGCGCCACCGAGCGGCTGAGCAAGCTGTGGGGCGATCTGGGCGCCGGGATGATCCGCGGGCAGACCCAGCGGACCCGGCGGGTGGACTGGTGGCAGCGCTGGCTGGTGGACGTGCTGGCCTCCAAGCTCGCCGAGGGCGAGCGCCTGGTCTACCCGAAGAAGCGCGGGGCGGTGCTGGCCGCGCTCGGCGAGGATCCGACGCTGTCCCGGCGCGGCCCGGAGCGGCACCGGGTGGTGGCGATCGCGGTGGACGCCTCCGGGTCGATGCCGCCGCCGGTGGTGGACTGGATCGCCTCGCTGGTCGGGCAGCTCGACGGCGTCGAGGCGCACTGGCTGTCCTTCGACGCCGCGGTGGTGCCCTTCGCCCCGGGCGACCCGCTGGTCGGCGGCGGCGGGACCAGCTTCCAGGCGGTCGCCGACTACCTGGAGGGCCGCGCGCCCTCGGCCCGGACCGGCGAGCCGTTCGAGGAGACGCTGGACGCCGTCATCATGGTCACCGACGGCATCGCCCCGCACATCACGCCCGCCGAGCCGGACAAGTGGATCTGGCTGATCACCGAGCACGGCGACGACTGGCCCGAGAGCCACACGCCGCAGATGGCCTGTCACACCGTACGAACGGGGGACCGTTGA
- a CDS encoding ATPase AAA, translating to MSEYSTGQTALPPEEEHFDTGFGQDGRLPRQGGGGGAGTARAAAARPSALEAFIDAMIDLGQTGQIFGEHGIGKTATFAAHIARAYDDTELVYVPAANLAPDDLLVNAPVRDPRSGELVLRQLVMRQLKPGRNFVLLIDDSLQAGPAIQSQLMQIACNWTLGEHDLRALGCIGVFLADNESLAETAARRSDFAILDRMVTIKVTANDTAWREALRRAFPQFDLTAVFRLWAAQPPEIRRLLSPRTLEHILANAAEGFPLVWGLPLLNGTRLRLALPAAEGTRAKEVDRTGEILDAIAAALNVPNRSAIADPVRRLVRAALKNRWCVLVQGPPGCGKTEVVRALIQEVLRRDPLYFSLPVTNVEDLCAPVPSPDGTLDNLLAAGFTGDEPKAVVWDEYNRPKDKAAFARLMEITQEWSVAGRPIRGLRAQVALQNPPYHVGRKLLVARNNIAQASRFTASLDITPEDIPANEWLIAKYGPVAETVLEWWKNDIDDEGRAWITKRTLERLIRLHGRGLPLQQGLVYLGDGEYAPVPLGGLTARLAGSQRTGLKELAADVDTWERRLALAVSGDAEGDDASDVVHQVFANAELSQLKKQRDVVIRLATHLPPKLRATYLVGASEDAQSFWVGVLAACRARQGSARIL from the coding sequence TTGAGCGAGTACAGCACCGGCCAGACCGCCCTGCCGCCGGAGGAGGAGCACTTCGACACCGGCTTCGGCCAGGACGGCAGGCTGCCGCGCCAAGGCGGCGGCGGGGGCGCCGGGACCGCGCGCGCCGCCGCGGCCCGGCCCTCGGCCCTGGAGGCGTTCATCGACGCGATGATCGACCTGGGCCAGACCGGGCAGATCTTCGGCGAGCACGGCATCGGCAAGACCGCGACGTTCGCCGCGCACATCGCCCGCGCGTACGACGACACCGAGCTGGTCTACGTCCCGGCCGCGAACCTGGCGCCGGACGACCTGCTGGTGAACGCCCCGGTGCGGGACCCGCGCAGCGGCGAGCTGGTCCTGCGGCAGCTGGTGATGCGCCAGCTCAAGCCGGGGCGCAACTTCGTGCTCCTGATCGACGACTCGCTGCAGGCGGGTCCGGCGATCCAGTCGCAGCTGATGCAGATCGCCTGCAACTGGACCCTGGGCGAGCACGACCTGCGGGCTCTGGGCTGCATCGGCGTCTTCTTGGCGGACAACGAGTCGCTCGCCGAGACCGCGGCGCGGCGCAGCGACTTCGCGATCCTGGACCGGATGGTCACCATCAAGGTCACCGCGAACGACACCGCCTGGCGCGAGGCGCTGCGCCGTGCGTTCCCGCAGTTCGACCTGACCGCGGTCTTCCGTCTTTGGGCCGCTCAGCCCCCGGAGATCCGGCGGCTGCTGTCCCCGCGCACGCTGGAGCACATCCTGGCCAACGCCGCCGAGGGCTTTCCCCTCGTCTGGGGTCTGCCGCTGCTCAACGGCACGCGGCTGCGGCTGGCTCTGCCGGCCGCCGAGGGCACCCGGGCCAAGGAGGTGGACCGCACCGGGGAGATCCTGGACGCGATCGCCGCGGCGCTGAACGTCCCGAACCGGTCCGCCATCGCCGACCCGGTGCGGCGCCTGGTGCGCGCGGCGCTGAAGAACCGGTGGTGCGTGCTGGTCCAGGGTCCGCCCGGCTGCGGCAAGACCGAGGTCGTCAGGGCGCTGATCCAGGAGGTGCTGCGCCGCGACCCGCTGTACTTCTCGCTGCCGGTGACCAACGTCGAGGACCTGTGCGCCCCGGTCCCCTCCCCCGACGGCACCCTGGACAACCTGCTGGCCGCCGGCTTCACCGGCGATGAGCCCAAGGCCGTGGTCTGGGACGAGTACAACCGGCCCAAGGACAAGGCGGCGTTCGCCCGGCTGATGGAGATCACCCAGGAGTGGTCGGTGGCCGGCCGGCCGATCCGCGGGCTGCGGGCCCAGGTCGCGCTGCAGAACCCGCCCTACCACGTCGGCCGCAAGCTCTTGGTCGCGCGCAACAACATCGCCCAGGCCTCGCGCTTCACCGCCTCGCTGGACATCACCCCGGAGGACATCCCGGCGAACGAGTGGCTGATCGCCAAGTACGGCCCGGTCGCCGAGACCGTCCTGGAGTGGTGGAAGAACGACATCGACGACGAGGGCCGCGCCTGGATCACCAAGCGCACCCTGGAGCGCCTGATCCGGCTGCACGGCCGCGGCCTGCCGCTGCAGCAGGGCCTGGTCTACCTCGGCGACGGCGAGTACGCGCCGGTCCCGCTCGGCGGGCTGACCGCGCGCCTGGCCGGCTCCCAGCGCACCGGGCTGAAGGAGCTGGCCGCGGACGTCGACACCTGGGAGCGGCGGCTGGCGCTGGCCGTCTCCGGCGACGCCGAGGGCGACGACGCCTCCGACGTGGTCCACCAGGTCTTCGCCAACGCCGAGCTGTCCCAGCTGAAGAAGCAGCGCGACGTGGTGATCCGGCTCGCGACGCACCTGCCGCCCAAGCTCCGCGCCACCTATCTGGTCGGCGCCTCGGAGGACGCGCAGTCCTTCTGGGTCGGTGTCCTCGCGGCTTGCCGGGCCAGGCAGGGTTCGGCCAGGATTCTGTGA
- a CDS encoding SDR family oxidoreductase — translation MDPEELSRALSALTALPVDDPVRLRVERVAESFVRDGRRRRQKEQRLRRQAADRAVLAASATGAAERREDAPLEVPDDAHRADPDADSVGTLLRPQRCYVCKRHYTRVSAFYHQLCPSCAAENLAWRSARTPLDGRRALVTGGRVKIGFHVALMLLRDGAAVRVATRFPHDAIRRFRQVEDSAKWLDRLTVTGLDLRDPRQVIELCDGLLAEGEPLDILINNAAQTVRRPESSYAPLIAAERSAAAELSGGGGLRELAPIAGYHGAGADAVPHSAELAVAGGAVDENGLLPDPSPHNSWSAEIGELDAVELLEVHLVNAVAPALLADRLLPLMTGSPSARRYIVNVTAVEGRFEVRNKTAGHPHTNMAKAALNMLTRTSAEALARRGVYLSSVDTGWITDEKPMPRKARHAESGFRTPLDIVDGAARIYHPIVSGERGEPLFGVFLKDYRAVAW, via the coding sequence ATGGATCCGGAGGAGCTGAGCCGCGCGCTGTCGGCGCTGACCGCGCTGCCCGTCGACGATCCGGTCCGGCTGCGGGTGGAGCGGGTCGCAGAGTCCTTCGTGCGCGACGGCCGCCGGCGGCGGCAGAAGGAGCAGCGGCTGCGGCGCCAGGCGGCGGACCGGGCGGTGCTGGCGGCCTCGGCGACCGGAGCCGCCGAGCGGCGCGAGGACGCGCCGTTGGAGGTGCCGGACGACGCGCACCGGGCAGACCCCGACGCGGACTCGGTCGGCACGCTGCTGCGCCCGCAGCGCTGCTACGTCTGCAAGCGGCACTACACCCGGGTCTCAGCGTTCTACCACCAGCTCTGTCCCTCCTGCGCCGCCGAGAACCTGGCGTGGCGCTCGGCCCGCACCCCGCTGGACGGCCGGCGCGCGCTGGTCACCGGCGGCCGCGTGAAGATCGGGTTCCACGTCGCGCTGATGCTGCTGCGCGACGGGGCGGCGGTGCGGGTGGCCACGCGGTTCCCGCACGACGCCATACGCCGCTTCCGGCAGGTCGAGGACAGCGCGAAGTGGCTCGACCGGCTGACCGTCACCGGCCTGGATCTGCGGGATCCGCGCCAGGTGATCGAACTCTGCGACGGGCTGCTGGCCGAGGGCGAGCCGCTGGACATCCTGATCAACAACGCCGCGCAGACCGTGCGGCGCCCCGAGTCCTCCTACGCGCCGTTGATCGCCGCCGAGCGGTCCGCGGCGGCGGAGCTCAGCGGTGGCGGCGGGCTGCGAGAGCTGGCGCCGATCGCCGGGTACCACGGCGCGGGCGCCGACGCGGTGCCGCACAGCGCCGAGCTGGCCGTGGCCGGCGGCGCCGTCGACGAGAACGGCCTGCTGCCCGACCCCTCGCCGCACAACTCGTGGTCGGCGGAAATCGGCGAGCTGGACGCGGTCGAGCTGCTGGAAGTGCACCTGGTGAACGCCGTCGCGCCCGCGCTTCTCGCCGACCGGCTGCTGCCGCTGATGACCGGCTCGCCGTCCGCCCGGCGCTACATCGTCAACGTCACGGCGGTCGAGGGGCGCTTCGAGGTGCGCAACAAGACCGCCGGGCATCCGCACACGAACATGGCCAAGGCAGCGCTCAACATGCTGACCCGCACCAGCGCCGAGGCACTGGCGCGCCGCGGCGTCTACCTGAGCAGCGTGGACACCGGCTGGATCACCGACGAGAAGCCGATGCCGCGCAAGGCCCGGCACGCCGAGTCCGGTTTCCGTACGCCGCTGGACATCGTCGACGGCGCGGCGCGGATCTACCACCCGATCGTCAGCGGCGAGCGGGGCGAGCCGTTGTTCGGCGTGTTCCTGAAGGACTATCGGGCGGTGGCGTGGTGA